ttggttccatgacatcaaggagtatttggcgaaaggagaatatccagagcatacAAACTACACTAAAAAACGCACACTCCGGATattatccaatcacttcttccacagcggaggaaacttgtataggagaactCCAGAGTTGGGATTGCTAAGATATGTCGATGCAAAAGAGGCTTTTAAGCTACTTAAGGAGATATATGCTGGCACTTGCagcccacatatgaatggttttgtcttagccaagaagatactcaaggccggttacttttggatgactatggagacggactgcatccaatatgtccgcaaatgctaccaatgccAAGTGAAAGCCGATATGAtaaaaagtgccgccaaatgagctcaatgcaacaagctcaccttggccatttgcctcctggggaatggatgtcattggtccaattgagcccactgcttcaaacgggcacatgtttattctagtagccattgattacttcacgaaatgggtagaggttgcatcttacaaacctgtaaccaagaaagtcattgcAGACTTTGTCAAAGATTGTATTATTTGCCGATTCAAGGAGTTCctgagtccattgttactgataacgCTACtaatctgatgaaagccatgtgtgaaactttcaaaatcaaacacaagcaTTCCACAACCTACAGACCTTAGATAAATAGAGCCATAGAAGcttccaacaaaaacatcaaaaagatactaaggaagatggtagaaaaccacaaacaatggcacgagaagcttcCTTTTGCtctgttgggataccgcaccacggttcgcacatcaaccggggcaaccccctacatgctggtttatggtaccgaagttgtcatcccagctgaggtagag
This genomic stretch from Nicotiana sylvestris chromosome 9, ASM39365v2, whole genome shotgun sequence harbors:
- the LOC138878239 gene encoding uncharacterized protein codes for the protein MAKYETCILGLNMEIGMNIQELLVIGDSDLLVHYVQGMGHQEFQDIVIFAPHAGIEKEEETDGKTWFHDIKEYLAKGEYPEHTNYTKKRTLRILSNHFFHSGGNLYRRTPELGLLRYVDAKEAFKLLKEIYAGTCSPHMNGFVLAKKILKAGYFWMTMETDCIQYVRKCYQCQVKADMIKSAAK